From Candidatus Syntrophoarchaeum caldarius, the proteins below share one genomic window:
- a CDS encoding Xaa-Pro dipeptidase — translation MSKERKWMLLFGDSIHNQNMYYLTHFLAADPFIYLGDGKDEEIIIVSTLEFGRAEKESRIKDVRSISDYADVKHHDIGSVIVKLLEEKGLSDVFVEKNFSIYLGDKLRDAGIKLIISDLMKEQRAVKREDEIESIKSVQQATTIAMKAAIELIGSSKMRDGLLTSEMVKKKILHILIDEGCESEEPIVACGRDAADPHSTGSGKLLLNEPIVIDIFPRDMRTRYHADMTRTVLVGEPAKEVLEMYETVLDAKKRAIGMVKAGVDASEIHSTVNDTFEARGYGTLRKKSRSGFIHLTGHGVGLSLHEDPVIGENEYTLQAGNVITIEPGLYIPSVGGVRIEDMILVRANGSENLTNFPSDQIRL, via the coding sequence ATGAGCAAAGAAAGAAAATGGATGCTCCTGTTTGGAGATAGCATCCACAACCAGAATATGTATTACCTCACACACTTTCTCGCAGCAGACCCATTTATCTATCTTGGCGATGGGAAGGATGAAGAAATAATTATCGTCTCCACCCTTGAATTTGGTCGAGCAGAGAAAGAGTCACGCATCAAAGATGTACGCTCAATCTCAGACTACGCTGACGTAAAGCATCATGATATCGGGTCTGTGATCGTGAAACTCCTTGAAGAAAAGGGTCTCAGTGATGTTTTCGTGGAAAAGAACTTTTCGATCTATCTTGGCGACAAACTACGCGATGCCGGGATAAAACTTATTATTTCAGATCTGATGAAAGAACAGAGGGCGGTAAAGCGCGAGGATGAGATTGAATCGATAAAAAGCGTACAGCAGGCAACAACGATCGCCATGAAGGCTGCAATTGAACTCATCGGCTCATCAAAGATGCGAGATGGTCTTCTGACCTCAGAGATGGTGAAAAAGAAGATCCTGCATATTCTGATAGATGAGGGTTGTGAGTCAGAGGAACCGATCGTGGCATGCGGGAGAGATGCAGCAGACCCCCACTCAACAGGCTCAGGCAAGCTATTGTTGAATGAACCGATCGTTATCGATATATTTCCACGTGATATGCGCACTCGTTACCACGCAGATATGACAAGAACAGTTCTCGTGGGTGAGCCTGCAAAAGAGGTGCTCGAGATGTATGAGACGGTGCTTGATGCAAAAAAGCGTGCAATTGGAATGGTAAAGGCAGGTGTTGACGCTTCAGAGATACACAGTACTGTCAATGACACGTTTGAAGCAAGGGGGTATGGAACACTCCGGAAAAAGTCAAGATCGGGTTTTATACATTTGACAGGTCATGGTGTTGGGTTGTCGCTCCATGAAGATCCCGTTATCGGTGAAAACGAATATACACTCCAGGCCGGAAATGTCATAACGATTGAACCAGGACTTTACATTCCGTCTGTGGGTGGTGTCAGGATCGAGGATATGATTCTTGTGCGAGCAAACGGATCTGAGAACCTTACTAACTTTCCATCTGATCAGATACGCCTATGA
- a CDS encoding ABC transporter, ATP-binding protein, whose translation MSKNNDFIRVEGLHIQMGDSPVLDDINFTIREGEGFGILGKSGSGKSVLMHAMRGTKEYKPEKGSIIYNVAICPHSECGWIEPPSRVGEACPKCGRILEYKEIDLWGCDKQLYHNLHNRLSMMTQRTFAIYGESPVIRNIEEALKDINYPKEKRVLKIMQLLKRVELVHRSLHIARDLSGGEKQRVVLARALALDPITLYADEPTGTLDPITADTVHRVLRQEIENGMTMVVTSHWLHALEELTDHGIVLQDGKIIAAGRTTDISGMLMGDQEEFERGAVVSELPKVKIENCSKSFYVADRGGMVHAVSNLNLTINEGEIFGIVGVSGAGKTTLGKMIAGLQTTSSGRILVRIGDDWIDMNIPGEYGRGRATPYISILHQEYGLYPHSTVVKNLTDSIGIKLPAEIARMKAGEILKMVGFDENKIDSILDAMPDELGVGEQHRIALARGLMTEPEILILDEPTGTIDPITLNDVIKAILRSRKELNQTYIIMSHDTDFVKRVCDRAILMSGGKLIEIGPPEKIVDLFKEREQVMGA comes from the coding sequence ATGTCAAAAAATAATGATTTTATCAGGGTCGAAGGATTGCACATCCAGATGGGAGATTCACCGGTCCTTGATGATATTAATTTTACGATTAGAGAGGGTGAAGGTTTTGGGATACTTGGAAAAAGCGGATCAGGTAAGTCTGTTTTGATGCATGCAATGCGTGGTACAAAAGAATACAAACCAGAAAAAGGAAGCATCATCTATAACGTTGCGATATGCCCCCATAGTGAATGTGGATGGATTGAACCACCGAGCAGGGTAGGAGAAGCGTGTCCAAAGTGTGGCAGGATACTTGAGTACAAAGAAATAGACCTCTGGGGCTGTGACAAACAGCTTTATCATAACCTCCACAATCGCCTCTCAATGATGACCCAGCGCACGTTCGCAATCTATGGCGAGTCGCCCGTCATCAGGAATATCGAGGAAGCACTCAAAGATATCAATTATCCAAAAGAAAAGCGTGTTTTGAAGATAATGCAGCTTTTAAAGCGTGTTGAACTTGTTCACAGGAGTCTTCACATTGCAAGGGATCTCAGCGGTGGTGAAAAACAACGGGTGGTGCTTGCAAGAGCGCTCGCACTCGATCCGATCACACTTTATGCTGATGAACCAACAGGCACGCTCGATCCGATCACCGCTGATACCGTCCACCGTGTCCTCAGGCAGGAGATTGAGAATGGAATGACAATGGTCGTAACATCTCACTGGTTGCATGCACTCGAAGAACTGACCGATCACGGAATTGTCCTGCAGGATGGAAAGATCATTGCTGCTGGCAGGACAACTGATATATCTGGCATGCTCATGGGCGATCAGGAGGAGTTTGAGCGGGGGGCGGTTGTTTCTGAACTGCCGAAGGTGAAGATAGAAAATTGTAGCAAGAGCTTCTATGTTGCGGATCGTGGTGGCATGGTTCATGCAGTCAGCAATCTTAATCTGACGATCAACGAGGGTGAGATATTCGGGATCGTTGGTGTGAGCGGTGCAGGAAAAACCACACTTGGCAAGATGATTGCAGGGCTGCAGACAACATCCTCGGGTAGGATTTTGGTGCGCATCGGGGACGACTGGATCGATATGAACATACCTGGTGAATATGGGCGAGGAAGGGCAACCCCCTACATCTCTATACTTCATCAGGAATATGGGCTTTACCCGCACAGCACCGTTGTTAAAAATCTGACTGACTCGATCGGAATCAAGCTGCCAGCAGAGATCGCACGTATGAAGGCAGGCGAGATCCTGAAGATGGTTGGATTTGATGAAAATAAAATCGATAGCATTCTGGATGCAATGCCAGATGAGCTTGGTGTCGGTGAGCAGCACAGGATAGCCCTTGCACGGGGGCTTATGACCGAGCCAGAAATCCTGATCCTGGATGAACCAACAGGCACAATCGACCCAATCACACTGAACGATGTAATAAAAGCGATCCTCCGGTCAAGGAAAGAGTTAAATCAGACCTACATCATCATGTCCCATGACACAGACTTTGTGAAACGAGTCTGCGATCGTGCGATACTGATGAGTGGGGGGAAGCTCATTGAGATCGGTCCACCAGAGAAGATCGTCGATCTCTTCAAAGAGCGTGAACAGGTGATGGGTGCGTAA
- a CDS encoding metal-dependent phosphoesterase encodes MRYDLHIHSKYSPDGRLEIEEIIEIALRQGLDGIAITDHNTIRGGTLAERLKVPDLEIICGCEFATDHGEVIGLFLTEEIDGSNRTEEVIDAIKDQGGIVIVPHPFDRFRKGIDPSRFRDRIDAIEAINARCVLDRFNREAAAFGRREEIATVGGSDAHAGFEIGCAWTSFEGDDLRRAITRSETRASGKRSCAIGHLLSFSVKLLKKIRY; translated from the coding sequence ATGAGATACGATCTTCACATCCACTCGAAGTATTCACCAGATGGCAGGCTTGAGATTGAAGAGATTATCGAGATTGCATTGAGGCAGGGGCTTGATGGCATTGCAATAACAGATCACAACACAATAAGAGGTGGAACGCTTGCAGAACGCCTTAAGGTCCCTGATCTTGAGATAATCTGTGGATGTGAGTTTGCAACAGATCATGGAGAGGTTATCGGGTTATTTTTAACAGAAGAGATCGATGGATCAAATCGCACCGAAGAGGTGATTGACGCGATAAAAGATCAGGGTGGAATAGTAATTGTGCCTCATCCATTCGATCGGTTCAGAAAGGGAATTGATCCTTCTCGATTCAGAGACAGAATTGACGCGATCGAGGCGATAAATGCAAGGTGTGTTCTTGATAGATTCAACAGAGAGGCGGCAGCATTTGGACGACGGGAAGAAATTGCCACTGTTGGCGGGAGTGATGCACACGCAGGTTTTGAGATTGGGTGCGCATGGACATCTTTTGAGGGCGATGATCTGAGGCGTGCAATCACGCGATCCGAGACCAGGGCTTCTGGAAAGAGATCATGTGCCATTGGACATCTACTCTCTTTCTCAGTTAAACTTTTAAAGAAGATTAGATATTAG